A single window of Aspergillus flavus chromosome 4, complete sequence DNA harbors:
- a CDS encoding UbiA prenyltransferase family-domain-containing protein, with translation MEKHLEMRSDISTYAVRIAISALLEEVALTRALLDDNFTAHIGNAIVCLSTRLIGSDLTFEQLKNMFPGMLFTVFAFSYSFDIANQAFSVEEDSTNKPDRPIPSGRLTRDGAYRRWLLSWIISLALVGLEVGFQAALVLLEWEVWVALFYVWPKFHNWVARNLFTAVGATIQLRLLDAVLVKTLPSFRTDSSLAWLLFTWLVWTIHVQEFHDMEGDERVGRQTLPLIVGHRGQFPLRVVTAMIVGGTGISSILLVQLWRTSNPVLLCLGLGHLLFMLTVAVRLVVLPFKEADKITYKYYYTLATYSLLLFRQHTGRLGSFGGNTTELW, from the exons ATGGAGAAGCACTTGGAGATGCGCTCGGACATCTCAACCTATGCTGT TAGAATTGCCATTTCCGCTCTCCTTGAAGAGGTCGCGCTGACACGAGCACTCCTCGACGACAACTTCACTGCACACATTGGAAATGCAATCGTGTGCTTGTCTACCCGATTGATCGGCTCAGATTTGACGTTCGAACAGCTCAAAAACATGTTCCCGGGGATGCTCTTCACTGTCTTCGCATTTTCATATTCCTTTGATATCGCGAACCAGGCGTTCTCAGTGGAAGAGGATTCAACAAACAAACCTGATCGACCCATTCCATCAGGCAGACTCACAAGAGATGGCGCATACAGGCGCTGGCTGCTCAGCTGGATCATTTCTTTGGCCCTTGTAGGATTAGAAGTCGGTTTCCAAGCTGCTTTAGTGCTTCTTGAATGGGAAGTGTGGGTTGCACTCTTCTACGTGTGGCCCAAATTCCATAATTGGGTCGCGCGGAACCTCTTCACGGCGGTTGGGGCCACGATTCAGCTGAGGCTGCTGGATGCCGTGCTTGTAAAGACCCTTCCCTCTTTTCGAACAGATAGCTCTCTTGCGTGGCTATTATTCACCTGGTTGGTGTGGACCATCCATGTGCAGGAGTTTCACGATATGGAGGGTGACGAGAGAGTTGGTCGCCAAACGCTGCCGCTGATTGTGGGCCATCGAGGGCAGTTCCCGCTGCGTGTTGTGACTGCCATGATTGTTGGTGGCACTGGCATCTCCAGTATCCTTCTGGTTCAACTTTGGCGGACATCAAATCCTGTTCTGTTGTGTCTGGGATTAGGCCACCTACTCTTCATGTTAACCGTCGCGGTTCGGCTGGTGGTGCTGCCGTTCAAGGAGGCTGACAAGATCACGTATAAGTATTACTATACGCTGGCAACCTACAGTCTGCTGCTCTTTCGTCAACATACTGGAAGGCTAGGCTCGTTTGGTGGAAATACAACCGAGCTTTGGTAA
- a CDS encoding putative short chain dehydrogenase: MIMDYSFWFHTGHLSLISHFALTPPQYPKMTEASYIIVGVTAVISCLAIFWAKFRNQGSGTRPFLAEDKVVLVTGGLSGLGREIAELYRVQGAKVAILDIKDEASLPWVPNTMASKYYKCDVSDGSEVEATLKKIGVALGNPDILINCAAMPINRLPFCELQSESFARTIRTNLLGPVNLTRAVLPLLMQSTKRGSIVNISSVVAHLYPAGLSDYVSSKAALSALHHCLEAEARWFGYDKQVDFFLVEVGQMDTPLFSWIKPPNSLLAPVLEPRYVAEKVFAAVSSGGGRIIRLPKYAAWVCGYDMLPVPVQRFARYVMGVDEALENYK, translated from the exons ATGATCATGGACTACTCGTTTTGGTTTCATACTGGGCATCTTTCCCTTATTTCTCATTTTGCATTAACGCCTCCCCAATATCCTAAAATGACAGAAGCGTCTTACATCATCGTCGGGGTCACGGCAGTGATTTCCTGCTTGGCAATCTTTTGGGCCAAGTTCAGGAATCAGGGCTCCGGTACTCGTCCATTCCTTGCAGAGGATAAAGTAGTCCTGGTGACCGGAGGATTGAGTGGACTCGGACGCGAGATCGCAGAGTTGTACCGGGTCCAAGGTGCCAAGGTAGCTATCCTAGATATCAAAGATGAGGCCAGCTTGCCATGGGTACCCAATACCATGGCTAGCAAGTATTACAAATGCGACGTGTCGGACGGCAGCGAGGTTGAGGCGACCTTGAAAAAAATCGGAGTTGCG CTAGGAAACCccgacatcctcatcaacTGTGCAGCGATGCCAATAAACAGACTTCCCTTCTGTGAGCTCCAAAGCGAGTCTTTCGCAAGAACAATCCGCACAAATTTGCTCGGGCCGGTAAACTTGACCCGTGCTGTTCTCCCACTGTTGATGCAAAGTACGAAGCGTGGCAGTATCGTCAATATCAGCTCGGTTGTGGCACACCTGTACCCAGCGGGTCTGTCTGATTACGTCTCTAGCAAAGCGGCGCTCAGTGCCCTGCATCACTGTCTCGAAGCAGAGGCTCGCTGGTTTGGGTACGATAAGCAGgtcgacttcttccttgtGGAGGTTGGACAAATGGATACCCCGTTATTCAGCTGGATAAAGCCTCCGAACTCTTTGCTGGCGCCTGTACTTGAACCTAGATATGTTGCTGAGAAGGTTTTCGCGGCTGTGAGCTCTGGAGGTGGAAGGATCATCCGGCTGCCGAAGTACGCAGCCTGGGTGTGCGGGTATGACATGCTTCCTGTCCCTGTGCAGCGTTTCGCTAGGTACGTTATGGGGGTTGATGAGGCTTTGgagaattataaatag
- a CDS encoding putative AMP dependent ligase/synthetase produces the protein MARILEPEKRLPLSNQDLLSYVFDRPAYDRTQSIYIDAHNPSRSISWNQARTIIRQLIKGLRNAGLQNGDCVAVHSLNNIFYSVVVLAIVGSGGIFTGTNPSYTAGELQHHLKTSQSKFVFCESEFVSPLLESAKQASIHNGNIWVFDTTGDSILPPGLQSWTHLLKQGESDWVHFDDLVIAKKTTAARFFSSGTTGLPKAVEITHHNLLAQHSLVFEAHPRPYSMSHLIVLPAFHAAIAPLMHIGALRSGYVMYIMRRFELNSYLEFVDKYNITDLIVVPPILTAVLKSEHPEKERRLKKVKNIVCGAAPLDKAIQSQARDLLPKDTPLTQAWGMTETCCASMIFPYPEKDETGSVGRLVPNVEAKLIDDQGRNITAYNVPGELCIRGPTVTPGYFDNVSANSSAFDDDGWLKTGDIASCDEASRKWYIVDRKKELIKVSGFQVAPSEVEAVLLSHPGVADAAVVGARNPGDGTERPCAFVVPKSGMKVISVELKLYAARRLAKYKELSGGVKFVDAIPRNASGKILRRVLRDMCDDDGGLKSKL, from the exons ATGGCCAGGATCCTGGAACCGGAGAAACGACTCCCGCTGTCGAACCAAGATCTCCTTTCCTATGTCTTTGACCGGCCTGCATATGACCGGACACAATCA ATCTACATCGACGCCCACAACCCGTCCCGCTCCATATCATGGAACCAGGCTCGAACCATCATCCGCCAGTTGATCAAGGGACTGCGGAACGCAGGGCTTCAGAATGGGGATTGTGTGGCGGTTCACTCACTCAATAAT ATTTTTTATAGTGTCGTTGTCTTAGCTATCGTGGGATCCGGAGGCATCTTCACCGGCACCAACCCCTCGTATACAGCAGGAGAGCTACAACATCATCTTAAGACCTCTCAATCCAAGTTCGTATTCTGCGAGTCCGAGTTCGTGTCCCCATTGCTGGAATCGGCAAAGCAAGCCAGTATCCACAATGGGAACATCTGGGTCTTCGATACCACTGGAGATAGCATCCTTCCACCTGGTCTGCAATCCTGGACCCATCTCCTAAAACAAGGTGAATCCGACTGGGTCCACTTCGACGACCTAGTCATCGCGAAGAAAACAACCGCAGCCCGATTCTTTAGCAGTGGAACCACAGGTCTCCCGAAAGCAGTGGAAATAACGCACCACAACCTACTCGCCCAGCATTCCCTGGTTTTCGAAGCTCACCCGAGGCCATATTCC ATGTCCCACCTAATTGTCCTTCCTGCCTTCCACGCCGCCATTGCCCCGCTCATGCATATCGGAGCCCTGCGATCGGGATATGTGATGTACATCATGCGCCGGTTCGAGCTCAACTCATATCTTGAATTCGTGGACAAGTACAACATAACGGATCTGATTGTCGTGCCGCCTATTCTTACAGCCGTTTTGAAGTCCGAAcacccagagaaagagaggcgtctgaagaaggtgaagaacATCGTCTGTGGTGCTGCGCCTCTGGACAAAGCTATACAGAGTCAAGCCCGCGACCTACTACCCAAGGACACACCACTAACCCAAGCATGGGGTATGACCGAGACGTGTTGCGCGTCGATGATATTTCCGTATCCCGAGAAAGATGAGACTGGTTCGGTAGGACGGCTAGTTCCGAATGTTGAGGCCAA GTTAATCGATGACCAAGGTAGAAATATCACTGCATACAATGTCCCCGGTGAGCTCTGCATCCGTGGCCCCACCGTAACACCCGGCTACTTTGATAATGTCTCTGCGAACAGCTCCGCCTTTGATGACGACGGTTGGCTGAAGACAGGGGACATTGCAAGCTGCGATGAAGCCTCCCGAAAATGGTACATTGTGGACcggaagaaggagctgatCAAAGTGAGCGGGTTTCAGGTTGCGCCGTCGGAGGTGGAGGCCGTTCTGCTGTCTCATCCAGGGGTAGCGGATGCAGCCGTGGTTGGAGCTCGTAATCCAGGTGATGGGACTGAGAGGCCTTGTGCGTTTGTTGTGCCCAAGTCGGGAATGAAGGTTATCAGTGTTGAGTTGAAGCTGTATGCCGCTCGGCGGTTGGCGAAGTATAAGGAGTTATCTGGCGGGGTTAAGTTTGTGGATGCGATACCGAGAAATGCGAGTGGGAAGATTCTGAGGCGGGTGCTGAGGGATATgtgcgatgatgatggaggtTTAAAGTCGAAGTTGTAG
- a CDS encoding putative extracellular serine carboxypeptidase (unnamed protein product), producing MHSSLKLLLSAASLLPLAQAFQYTPLQLAYPELRAKQQLTPESAVKQQSTTAEYPEYYLSVPVDHFHNDSRYAPHSDDHFDLRYWFDAQYYKEGGPVFVIAAGETDATDRFPFLSQGIVTELASAYNGIGVILEHRYYGKSYPVANLTTENIRFLSTDQALADYAYFASNVVFPGLEHVNLTSKTTPWIAYGGSYAGAFVAFLRKLYPDVYWGAVSSSGVTEAIIDFWQYYEPIRKFGPSDCIWSTQTFIDVVDRILIDHADNKTLGQQLKTSLGVSPDKDDVSFVSLLSSGLDSFQSRNWDSNIGSYSFRSYCDNITSSDLLYPDTEAVKPTIQELIEVAGYDATNSSFVNGFLNHVGLFKKSISSDEDSAETEQSDSSDPKSLPKDDGTSWEYQVCTEWGYFMSGASVPKDIMPLISRVLDVASVSTFCETTYGITSPPNVTNINKHGGFNFSYPRVAIIDGLADPWRDATPHADGTKERESTDDEPFILIDVPAEDVWDGIRGAVHHWDQNGLSKTDEGKGQEPPAAIVEVQKEVLRFIGVWLDQWKKRSRDSSRPLGGIRGPGRSQVPL from the coding sequence ATGCATTCGTCGCTGAAATTGCTGTTGTCCGCAGCGTCTCTGCTCCCGTTGGCGCAGGCATTCCAGTACACGCCCTTGCAACTGGCGTATCCTGAGCTGCGCGCAAAGCAACAATTGACCCCGGAATCAGCGGTGAAACAGCAATCAACAACAGCTGAATACCCTGAGTACTATCTCTCGGTGCCTGTGGACCATTTCCACAATGACTCGCGCTATGCACCGCACAGCGACGACCATTTCGACCTGCGATACTGGTTCGACGCCCAATACTACAAGGAAGGGGGTCCGGTGTTTGTGATCGCCGCCGGAGAAACCGACGCGACCGACCGGTTCCCTTTCTTATCGCAGGGCATTGTCACCGAACTGGCTTCTGCATATAACGGCATTGGAGTGATTCTGGAGCATCGCTATTACGGCAAAAGTTACCCGGTAGCCAATCTGACGACGGAGAATATTCGATTTCTGTCAACGGACCAGGCATTGGCCGATTATGCCTACTTTGCTTCCAACGTCGTTTTTCCCGGGCTAGAGCATGTAAATCTCACATCTAAAACGACTCCCTGGATCGCCTATGGTGGATCGTATGCCGGCGCCTTTGTCGCCTTCCTGCGCAAGCTCTACCCCGACGTCTACTGGGGTGCTGTCTCTTCTTCGGGTGTCACCGAAGCGATCATCGATTTTTGGCAATACTACGAGCCGATTCGCAAATTCGGCCCGTCCGATTGCATCTGGTCGACCCAAACATTCATCGACGTCGTAGACCGCATCTTAATCGACCATGCCGACAACAAAACGCTGGGCCAGCAACTGAAAACTTCACTGGGGGTCAGTCCGGACAAGGATGACGTCTCGTTTGTTTCACTTCTTTCCTCCGGCCTTGATAGTTTCCAATCACGCAATTGGGATTCCAATATCGGTAGCTACTCCTTCCGAAGCTATTGCGACAACATCACCAGCTCAGACTTGTTGTATCCCGACACCGAGGCCGTAAAGCCCACCATCCAGGAACTTATCGAGGTGGCCGGATATGACGCAACTAACTCCAGCTTCGTGAACGGGTTCTTGAATCACGTCGGCCTTTTCAAGAAATCCATCTCCAGTGATGAGGATTCGGCTGAGACCGAACAGTCCGATTCATCCGATCCCAAGTCGCTCCCCAAAGACGACGGTACCAGTTGGGAATACCAGGTTTGCACTGAATGGGGTTATTTCATGTCCGGTGCGTCCGTGCCGAAGGATATCATGCCTCTGATCTCGCGCGTTTTAGACGTTGCAAGCGTATCAACCTTCTGCGAGACGACATACGGAATCACCTCTCCACCCAACGTGACAAACATCAACAAACACGGCGGATTCAACTTCTCTTACCCGCGAGTAGCTATCATCGATGGTCTGGCGGACCCATGGCGTGATGCGACACCGCACGCTGATGGCACGAAGGAGAGGGAATCCACCGACGACGAGCCATTCATTCTGATCGATGTTCCGGCTGAGGATGTATGGGACGGTATCCGGGGTGCAGTACACCACTGGGATCAGAATGGCCTTTCCAAGACAGATGAAGGCAAGGGTCAAGAGCCTCCGGCGGCTATTGTGGAAGTGCAGAAAGAGGTCCTACGGTTCATCGGCGTGTGGCTCGACCAGTGGAAGAAGCGTTCTAGAGATTCCTCTCGGCCACTTGGGGGAATTAGGGGTCCTGGGCGTAGCCAGGTGCCACTCTAA
- a CDS encoding uncharacterized protein (expressed protein), which produces MLLFSFLTYTGIAAALTCNIIGPGSGNCRSCPSDNCDIKRKFNTGSKQNFGCVWPKGAPVSGKKRWGYNQANDCFVTEVRLKCNINSVTDCTVSSARGFAPPS; this is translated from the exons ATGTTGCTATTTAGCTTTCTCACCTATACTGGCATAGCCGCTGCCTTGACCTGTAACATCATCGGTCCTGGCTCTGGCAATTGTCGTTCCTGCCCATCCGATAACTGCGATATAAAGCGAAAGTTCAATACCGGAAGCAAACAGAACTTTGGGTGTGTCTGGCCTAAAGGTGCACCGGTTTCTGGAAAAAA ACGCTGGGGTTATAACCAGGCCAATGATTGCTTTGTGACAGAAGTGAGGCTCAAGTGCAACATAA ACTCGGTGACGGATTGTACTGTGAGCTCCGCTCGGGGCTTTGCGCCCCCTTCTTAG
- a CDS encoding uncharacterized protein (expressed protein): MKGCEVTLKHPKNAGDVAGEDERQLVNCGRDEHILPELRIAHRVGSRSNKRRRKA, translated from the coding sequence ATGAAGGGTTGTGAAGTCACCCTAAAGCACCCAAAGAATGCTGGCGACGTtgctggagaagatgaacGACAGTTAGTGAACTGTGGGAGAGATGAGCATATTTTACCAGAACTGAGAATAGCTCACAGAGTGGGTTCAAGGAGTAATAAGCGACGGAGAAAAGCTGA